From Juglans regia cultivar Chandler chromosome 6, Walnut 2.0, whole genome shotgun sequence, the proteins below share one genomic window:
- the LOC118348587 gene encoding F-box/kelch-repeat protein At3g06240-like: MLSRHLPEDVVTEILSTLPVKSLMRFKSVSKAWYALIRNPHFITKHHTCAISDHNRNHCRRVILERYRAIDTPRFSMHSNDTLEFSGDIHLIPQLFSEDINPVLFIGSCNGIVCVVGISAERFHGGPDPDRAWEIGLWNPATRESKRLPFVPRPPDFVPLPLDICFTSYKFGFGIDLNTNDFKVVKITCFYSPRHYQVELYNLTTDSWRVIDASLNSADFIKTSNFPSYLNGFCYWLNFPRRCDREHNLLLSFDMSNEMFREIMLPDDDVGSLADIAIINDSVAVIFPTYSNSSRNDVGISMEYEIWVMNESIVECSWTKLFTIAVPSRPLQFRDDGLIVLNGGHCVSDKCLVLFDPRTGELKNLPIYDEGSETFVLVSYRESLVLVNGWRNVLEQQYT, from the coding sequence ATGTTGAGCCGCCATCTCCCAGAGGACGTGGTGACTGAAATTTTGTCGACGCTGCCGGTAAAATCGTTGATGCGATTTAAATCTGTGAGTAAAGCCTGGTATGCTCTCATCAGAAAccctcatttcatcacaaagcACCACACTTGCGCCATTTCTGATCACAATCGCAATCACTGCCGTCGAGTCATCCTTGAGCGTTACCGAGCAATAGATACCCCACGTTTCTCCATGCACTCTAACGACACCCTGGAGTTTTCCGGCGACATACATCTCATCCCACAATTGTTCTCAGAAGATATTAACCCAGTACTTTTCATCGGTTCCTGTAATGGAATAGTTTGTGTTGTTGGTATTTCTGCAGAGCGTTTTCATGGTGGTCCTGATCCAGACCGGGCTTGGGAGATAGGGCTTTGGAATCCTGCAACCAGAGAATCTAAGAGGCTTCCGTTTGTCCCTCGCCCACCTGATTTTGTCCCTCTCCCTCTTGATATTTGCTTCACGAGTTACAAGTTTGGCTTTGGTATTGATCTCAACACAAATGACTTCAAGGTGGTTAAAATCACGTGCTTCTATTCTCCGCGGCATTACCAAGTTGAGTTATACAACCTTACTACTGATTCTTGGAGAGTGATTGATGCATCCCTCAACTCAGccgattttattaaaacatctaATTTTCCTTCATACTTAAATGGATTCTGTTATTGGTTGAATTTTCCTCGGCGTTGCGACAGGGAGCATAATTTATTGCTTTCCTTTGATATGAGCAATGAGATGTTCCGGGAAATAATGTTGCCTGATGATGATGTAGGATCTCTTGCTGACATTGCCATTATCAATGACTCTGTAGCTGTGATTTTTCCTACGTATAGTAATAGTAGTAGGAATGACGTTGGAATATCAATGGAGTATGAAATATGGGTGATGAACGAGTCTATTGTGGAATGTTCTTGGACTAAACTATTTACGATTGCAGTACCCAGCCGTCCTTTACAATTTCGGGACGATGGTTTGATTGTGCTTAACGGCGGCCATTGTGTTTCAGATAAATGTTTGGTATTGTTTGATCCAAGAACAGGAGAACTAAAGAATCTTCCAATATATGACGAAGGCTCGGAAACGTTTGTTCTGGTGAGTTACAGAGAGAGCCTAGTTTTAGTTAATGGATGGAGGAATGTGCTTGAGCAACAATACACTTGA